From the genome of Indicator indicator isolate 239-I01 chromosome 17, UM_Iind_1.1, whole genome shotgun sequence, one region includes:
- the RADX gene encoding RPA-related protein RADX, whose protein sequence is MQDPNLERDVSALPADERQGTAKPESGGTSRLQEVFEDVRESSQLSVAPAEPPLVTVVAVERYLAEASPPAAAQYWYDVTVADGAYQERCYLSPRLNGLVRRAHLRAGARVRLTRFSYLYDEKRLNYGFVCLEDLQLAGHAGPPASALLRHRLPPLRGEKQHYLPLWNNEDPYGDVWVADRPQEQVDADVSKVTSLGQLEMTWRSRLHFPPLLVRVLHKSRLRYYGKPEKKMDMPYQAYFEVADGSGMMSVVLWNSLCPEWYNSMKVGTVLLLEQYAIKTSYPFKTQPTPGDSQMKRFTTIEISLNVRDPPTKISIIPEEMVKPEWGLPEVKYRFITRSELDDLPNNHSCDVIGLVTFVGRAERARKREHGEDFWLYRWAHAIDGTSDQPFILELFATSQPDVFERIHPMTYLVCTQMRVVRDHTENPSSRTYLTTSNESQIFISGWHKGQPYTKDTKVKSFIRWTKTQNEADQMKKAVIGGYYPFPRPPNNFSKYCKNNKVGLVLKAIGDTGKEIEDLHYREHKRIAVQGIISAIRYISCSHEAEKATGGELDQKDTSQSLESAAVSKEDNFHKGKNTNLQNEEAESSQGPECSPGKQHQHRAIRSKKSSVKRKTPCRLNKNAEQGSKSSCPYFTRSARRKLGLDESQHEDFVQDKSNQAVSESFTDQEGLTDIPEAEESRRTCGSWQSDLWAQVKDKLMKYLHHSTIFPESVPRKFDYVHKDVLMQQYNLHAAVHQPKETEKNINEFRSASGLGCYEVTVLGINHNVAIDVAFLPLFCPEDPHLFQLDDTENDTLLSCMSRISACQQNATNNGKLHGVFPLSDEVVKAAMDLDGKHVVCILDVCHLGEDKVEVFLSKIYKTVEPDVMDPV, encoded by the exons ATGCAGGACCCTAATCTGGAACGCGACGTTAGCGCCCTTCCCGCAGAcgagaggcaggggacagcgaAGCCGGAGAGCGGCGGGACTTCCCGGCTCCAAGAGGTCTTTGAAGATGTGCGGGAATCCTCCCAGCTGAGCGTGGCCCCCGCGGAGCCGCCCCTGGTCACGGTAGTGGCTGTGGAGCGGTACTTAGCCGAGGCctcgccgcccgccgccgcccagTACTGGTACGACGTGACAGTGGCGGACGGCGCCTACCAGGAGCGATGCTACCTGTCGCCGCGTCTCAACGGCCTGGTGCGGCGCGCGCACCTGCGGGCCGGCGCGCGCGTGCGCCTCACACGCTTCTCGTACCTGTACGACGAGAAGCGCCTCAACTACGGCTTCGTCTGCCTGGAAGACCTGCAGCTGGCCGGGCATGCCGGGCCGCCCGCTAGCGCCCTGCTCCGCCACCGCCTGCCGCCCCTCCGCGGGGAGAAGCAGCACTACCTGCCGCTCTGGAACAACGAGGACCCCTACGGAGATGTGTGGGTGGCGGACAGGCCCCAGGAGCAGGTGGACGCCGACG TCTCCAAGGTGACTTCTCTTGGTCAGCTGGAAATGACCTGGAGAAGCAGGCTTCACTTCCCTCCACTTCTTGTGAGAGTCCTGCACAAGTCTAGACTAAGGTACTACGGGAAACCAGAGAAAAAAATGGATATGCCTTATCAG gcTTACTTTGAAGTTGCTGATGGTTCAGGCATGATGTCAGTGGTTTTGTGGAATTCATTATGTCCTGAATGGTACAACAGTATGAAGGTTGGCACGGTGCTCCTTCTTGAACAGTATGCTATCAAAACCAGTTACCCATTTAAAACACAGCCAACCCCAGGGGATTCACAGATGAAGAGATTTACTACAATTG AAATCAGCCTTAATGTTCGAGACCCTCCTACTAAAATAAGTATTATTCCAGAAGAAATGGTTAAACCAGAGTGGGGATTACCTGAAGTTAAATACCGTTTTATCACAAG gTCGGAGCTGGATGACTTACCGAACAATCATTCCTGTGATGTCATTGGTCTTGTGACATTTGTAGGAAGGGCAGAGCGAGCAAGAAAGAGAG AACATGGTGAAGACTTCTGGCTCTACCGTTGGGCACATGCCATTGATGGGACCTCAGACCAACCGTTCATACTGGAGTTATTTGCAACTTCTCAACCAGATGTATTTGAGCGTATTCACCCAA tgaCATATTTGGTGTGTACACAGATGAGAGTGGTACGGGACCACACTGAGAATCCTTCTAGCAGAACTTACCTTACGACTTCAAATGAAAGTCAAATTTTCATTTCAG ggtGGCACAAGGGCCAACCATACACCAAGGATACCAAAGTGAAAAGCTTCATTCGGTGGACTAAAACGCAAAATGAAGCTGATCAAATGAAGAAAGCTGTCATTGGTGGCTATTACCCTTTTCCACGACCTCCAAACAACTTTTCAAAGTACTGCAAAAACAACAAAG ttgGATTGGTTTTGAAAGCCATAGGTGACACTGGAAAAGAGATTGAAGACCTGCACTACAGAGAGCACAAGCGCATTGCTGTTCAGGGAATAATTAGTGCCATAAGATACATCAGCTGTAGCCATGAAGCTGAAAAAGCCACAGGAGGGGAACTTGATCAG AAAGATACTTCTCAGTCTCTTGAAAGTGCTGCTGTGTCCAAAGAAGACAACTTtcacaagggaaaaaacacCAACCTTCAAAATGAAGAAGCTGAGTCTTCACAGGGGCCAGAGTGCAGTCCTGGGAAACAACATCAGCACCGAGCTATACGGTCAAAAAAGAGTTCAGTGAAGAGAAAGACGCCATGCAGATTGAATAAAAATGCAGAACA GGGAAGCAAATCATCTTGCCCCTATTTCACACGATCTGCAAGAAGAAAACTTGG CTTGGATGAATCTCAGCATGAAGATTTTGTGCAAGATAAAAGCAATCAGGCTGTATCAGAGAGCTTCACAG ACCAAGAAGGACTGACTGATATACCTGAAGCTGAAGAGTCCAGAAGAACTTGTGGTTCATGGCAAAGTGACCTGTGGGCACAAGTGAAAGACAAGTTAATGAAATATTTGCATCACAGCACAATTTTCCCAGAAAGTGTCCCGCGTAAATTCGATTATGTGCACAAAGATGTACTTATGCAGCAGTACAACCTTCATGCAGCAGTGCACCAgccaaaagaaacagagaaaaatattaatgagTTTAGAAGTGCCAGTGGCCTTGGCTGTTATGAAGTGACAGTTCTGG gtATAAACCACAATGTTGCAATAGATGTTGCATTTCTTCCACTCTTCTGTCCTGAAGATCCTCACTTATTTCAACTAGATGACACTGAAAATGATACGTTGCTGTCTTGTATGAGTCGTATCTCTGCATGTCAGCAGAACGCCACTAACAATGGAAAGCTTCATGGTGTGTTTCCACTTTCAG ATGAAGTTGTAAAAGCAGCGATGGATCTAGATGGCAAACACGTTGTCTGCATCCTGGATGTCTGCCACTTGGGTGAAGATAAGGTAGAAGTCTTTCTGAGCAAAATCTACAAGACGGTGGAACCTGATGTGATGGATCCAGTGTAA